From the Phyllostomus discolor isolate MPI-MPIP mPhyDis1 chromosome 7, mPhyDis1.pri.v3, whole genome shotgun sequence genome, one window contains:
- the DAZL gene encoding deleted in azoospermia-like — MWWQGAGSPVDLFGPSPGRPRARPAAFAPSPPPAAARTRLRRTGPGSPSGWDVGCESAANSETPKPTISREASTQSSSSTTSQGYVLPEGKIMPNTVFVGGIDVRMDETEIRSFFARYGSVKEVKIITDRTGVSKGYGFVSFYNDVDVQKIVESQINFHGKKLKLGPAIRKQNLCTYHVQQRPLVFNPPPPPQFQSVWSNPNAETYMQPPTMMNPITQYVQAYPPYPSSPVQVITGYQLPVYNYQMPPQWPTGEQRSYVIPPVYTAVNYHCSEVDSGAEVLTGECSVHEATPSSGNGPQKKSVDRSIQTVVSCLFNPENRLRNSVVTQDDYFKDKRVHHFRRSRAVLKSV, encoded by the exons ATGTGGTGGCAGGGGGCGGGCAGCCCTGTGGACCTGTTCGGGCCGTCCCCGGGCCGACCACGTGCAAGGCCCGCGGCCTTCGCGCCGTCGCCGCCTCCCGCCGCAGCGCGAACTAGGCTGCGGAGAACGGGCCCAGGTTCTCCGTCCGGCTGGGATGTGGGGTGCGAG TCTGCTGCAAATTCTGAGACTCCAAAGCCAACCATCTCCAGagaggccagcacccaatcctcCTCATCTACGACCAGCCAAGGCTATGTTTTACCTGAAGGCAAAATCATGCCAAACACCGTTTTTGTTGGTGGAATTGATGTTAGG ATGgatgaaacagaaatcagaagtTTCTTTGCTAGGTATGGTTCAGTGAAAGAAGTGAAGATAATCACGGATCGAACTGGTGTGTCCAAAGG CTAcggatttgtttcattttataatgaCGTGGATGTGCAGAAGATAGTAGAA tcacAGATAAATTTCCATGGTAAAAAGCTGAAACTGGGCCCTGCAATCAGGAAACAAAATTTAT gtaCTTATCATGTGCAGCAACGCCCTTTGGTTTTTAATCCTCCTCCTCCGCCACAGTTTCAGAGTGTGTGGAGTAATCCAAATGCTGAAACTTACATGCAGCCTCCAACCATGATGAATCCTATAACTCAGTACGTTCAG GCATATCCTCCTTATCCAAGTTCACCAGTTCAGGTCATCACCGGATATCAGCTGCCTGTGTACAATTATCAG atgcCACCACAATGGCCCACTGGGGAACAAAGGAGCTATGTTATACCTCCA gTTTATACAGCTGTTAACTACCACTGTAGTGAAGTTGATTCAGGAGCTGAAGTGTTGACTGGTGAATGCTCAGTTCATGAAGCTACTCCATCATCTGGAAATGGCCCACAAAAG AAATCTGTGGACCGAAGCATACAGACCGTAGTATCTTGTCTGTTTAATCCAGAGAACAGACTTAGAAACTCTGTTGTTACTCAAGATGACTACTTCAAG GATAAAAGAGTGCATCATTTTAGAAGAAGTCGAGCAGTGCTTAAATCTGTTTGA